The window TGCCATTTGTTGAAGTGCTTCCTCCACCTCTGCCTAGACAAACTCTGCATCTAACATTGCATTCTGGTCCTCCGTAATAACAGTGGGGACTGTCATCAGAACTTCTTCCAAGTTTGATGGTGAGGCCGAGGTAAAAAGGTTCTGGTAGTAATCTATCAAAATCCCTGATATCTCCTCCTCATCTGTGCACACCATTCCCGCCTCATTCTTCAATTCTTCAATTCTATTTCTCTTATATCTATGTGAGGCCTTattatggaaaaattttgtgttttgatcACCCTCTTGTAACCACAAAGCCCTTGACCTTTGTTTCCACATCTTTTCCTCCTTTATTAATAAGCCATTTATCTCCCATTTCAACCGATTCACCGTTTCCATTGTACCCTCCCTGATTGCTCTCAGTTTTGCCTGCCGTAGttgttgcttcttttcttttagtgCATTGGTAATATTTCCAAAGGAGGTTCGGCTCCACTGTTTAAGCTTTGCCTGACACACCTTTATTTTACCTTCCACTTGGACCATCGGGTTACCTGGACAAACCCTCCTCCAAGCAAGATCCACAACCTCACCACACCTCTCATCCTCCAACCACATATGCTCAAAGCTCCATGGTTTTTTGTGCTTCATTTGGACCCCTTTTAGAAGGATGATCAGTGGCTTATGATCCGAGGAACCACATTCTAAGTGCACAACCTTTGTTACTGGAAACTTTTCTATCCAATCAATGGTAGCAACTGCACGATCAAGCCTTTCCCATATTGTATTACCCCCTCTAGAACCTCTATACCACGTGTACTTCCCTCCCACATAACCCAAATCCTTAAACTCGCATTCATCAAGAACCTCCCTAAAAGTTTCCATCTGTCTAATTGGCCTAAGTCTTCCACCCAATTTTTCATCTGccttcaaaatttcattaaagtcaCCCGCACACAACCATGGAAGggtgaatttattttttaatctcctCAATTTATCCCATGACTCGTTGCGAATTCTAGTATCTGGCTCTCCATAAAACCCAGTAAACCTCCATTCATCTTCCAACCCTTTATTCAAGATCACATCAATGTGGTTGGGGGAATATGTGTCTAGGGAGATATTACACTCCTCTTTCCAAAAAATAGCCACCCCTCCTCCTCGACTTATTCTTGAGACTTCTATCAACCCTTTAAATTTGTATCGAACTTTTATTTCCTCCAGCCTAACTTTGTCAAGCCATGTTTCGGCTAGGAACACGACTAAGGGATCTTGTGCTTGGATTAAGTCACCAAACTCTTGATCTGTctgtgggttcccaagcccacgacagttccaacATAAGATGCTCATTGCCTCTGGCAGGGCTGAATATCAGACCCCGCCAATTCAATTGTAGTAACTTGATCATCATGAGAAACctgcttcttctttttggttAACTCAAGATTCACCAATTCAGTACCTGGACGTTTCAGAGATTTCAATGGAGGAATCGCAGCTAGGCTATTTATTTTCTTGCGCACTACTCTCTTCCACGTAGAGTTTACATTCACGGCCACCCCAGACAAACTTTCCTGCtccttatttttttcatctatcACGTTAGGTTCAAAACTATTAGGGTTTTCTTCATTAAGTGCCACGTACTGCactttttccttcaattttccACATGCCTCCTTATCCTGGAAACAATTATCTATCATAATCCCACAATAATTGGAATTTCCCTTAATAGCACTATCCGTTTCCCCAATTATCACTGAGCCAATAGTAGAGTCCTTCTCCAAGTCAAACTTATTTAATACCAAATCAATCTCAcgtaatttttcattaaatagtTCCCCTTGAAAACCGGCACCCTTCCCCAACTGAATTGATTCTGCCTTATCACTCGTTGAACCTATAGCAATCtcacataatttttcattaaataattTCCCTTGAAAACCGGCACCCTTCCCCAACTGAAGTGATTCTGCCTCATCACCCGTTGAACCTTCTTTATGAGTAACGTCCATAACGTCTTCATCCATAATTTGTGCATTAACTGCCTTCATCTTGCTCCCCTGCGCCTCCTCCACCGGAATTCTTCCTTGCTCCGCCGCACCTTCCTTTCCACATGCTTCACCGAGATTGCCACTGGAAAAAATCTCCTTCTGTTTCTTGTTCCTGTCtaattccttcttctttgcttcGTAGAACCCCGGGACTACTAGCACGAAGTTGTTGTGTGCCGGTAAAGATGATGCACGCAACCATGAGCCATACTCCTGCTCTTCCTTTGTTAAAGTGCCACTGCTCTGTATCCAGCGATCGCAATCTCTATCAACGTGATTCAGCCGACCACACCAATAGCAAACATTTGGCAACCGCTCATACTTGAAGGTTACCCAGCCCCTCAATCCATTGCGAAGTTTAAAAATTCGTCCACGACAGAGAGGAAGGGTTACATCAACCTTTACTCGCACCCGCATGATAGTACCACGATCCACCTCACCTAGACTAGTCCCCTTGTCTACTACACCCACCGCTTCACAGAGTTTCTCAGCCACCTCTCTACTCAGGTATTTTGCTGGAATGTCATGAACTTGCACCCACAAAGAAACATGATCAAAAACCAAGTCCTATATTGGGATGCGATAATCGTATCGTTTTAGCATCACTAGATGTTTGTCGAAACTCCAAGGTTCACCCTCTATAATTTTCTCCACCTCCTCTTcattgtcaaaaataaaaaggatgataTGATCTCCTACCCTCCGTACCTTAAATCCGTTCTTTGGCCTCCAGATAGGATTGAAAGTTCTCACAACAGATTCTGTGTTCAGAGCTCGTTTTGTCAAAAATTTTGCTGCAATGGTTACGTTATTCGAGCTCTCATTGTCATCGAGTTGGACCTCTTTGCCTTCCCTTTCATCCAAGGATAAATTCCCCCATTTTGTGACCAGATTTTCCATGATTCTTCTCCTAGCCTTTGTAGTCCCCTACTCACACAGTGTTTCCCAAAACCCCCGAAAAAAAACAGCCCACAAAACCTTCAGCAACAGTTTTACTGGAGGTACTCTTTGCCTTACACGAAAGGAACAGCAATTCTACAATATCAAGGTCTGGCGAGTAAGGCcctctgaaagttcaaaaacgtgtacaaaacacctttgaacgtttagacccccaaattacaacttaaccaatacaagcaatatgtcaaacaactagtgtgcggaaacttaacacatgctataatacgaaattggttaaagactatctaagccataacaaaataaaaccacagcaaataataaaaaggcaaagatagagaggaaggaagatgcaaacacaaagacaacacgcgatgtgttatcgaagaggaaaccgaagtcctcggcgaaaaacctctccgccgccctccaagcggtaaacaatccactagaaaatacagttgggatacaaggacagcaatagaccctccaagcctaatctacccagtgcacctaagccctccaagcttcttgctccaacgaggttgcgccgaacctttttcttttctagcttcccgaattccgctactagactgtagcatcaaccaatgaagattggttccttcctaactgcttcccagaaatccaaacaactgtctcacagtgatgatgatggtgagaaccaggtttggtataatgcctctcaaggatttgacaatggagaggaagagagttgaggaatttgaagagactctaaggtagagattgtgggtgaaacaatctggtttttctttagggtttctctctcaaaattctctctagaagctctctttcaatcgtgggtaaaaggggtatttatactggagtgggagaggaatgtgaaacgtcaggttttacaaaacaggagtggctcgcggcttgacctcgcggcttgactaagtcgcgagattcagtcgcgagttaaccgtatggccagttgtcctgttttgtcctgaagtgctccagctagcatgactgttcatcttccagcatgcttggcacgtgtgctgcttctggcggcttgcagccgcgagtcacccgcgagtcccagccgcgagtctctgttttcttgcacactcttgagcaatcttcactctatctcactcactacccttacaacaaacccacctaaatacagggttactaaatgctgaattacaagcaaatttggcacgtaataaagccaattagatggttgaataaattcaaccttacaatctccccctttggctattccgtgacaaaaccctaaaacagactctagacttaacatgtgagttgggaacagttgaacaaaactcactcacacctaactctagaagctgtgaagcacttgaatcatatgaacatgatactcctgaaacacaacaatacaccatgatcattgtaagcagaaaattataaatgcatatgaaacaggcaatatgtgatcaagcaaagatggagttaataaacaaaccatggcttgatcaaccaagtgaacaccacaaggtagtgatcacagtgctcattcacacttggaatgaacacaaggacatacaagttaacaagcacaaggcaagacacttgtatgctcaacactcaaccaatgcataacacacaaggcatatgcatctaggaacaatcctacaagggcacaagagtgacagtacataaaccaaaatgcagaacatttagattaaagtactgatttcaacatagcataaaggctacattaagcaaggtacataccataaagcctacaaactatgcataaaacattaaccctaaaagcttacaaaagcacatgggtacaaacacaaaaacatcttgaataacatcatcaaaatatattaaagtttaaaccaagagtataagtaaatgagttagaaacaactatacaccaaaacacagtgtatcaaaaccataaaaacattaaatagtacccaacaaacataaacctaaaaccataagtttagaggataagactaaaaacaaaagtatgacaaaagtatgtgtgtactccccctatcactatgcacacttccctttgaacttttctcccccttactgaatgctctccccctttttgtcacgaatagctaaaggctctcgtccaactttcgttgaatatcatctagttgattctccatagtctcgagacgcatttggacatggttgtttgtggagtagagaagtgccataagctcatcaacgcgtttctgaatatgctcaagtacactgccgactctatcagtatgaggagcagtctgtgcttgcggaatactagccggtgaagcttcaggaacagcacatgatgtagatgtggtatgtgcaggtgtctctgagtcaggggcagatggagtaaccggagagatgtgagcactccttggtgatttagaggagtgacttctgctagcttgaagagtgaacaaggaaatgggacgttgacgagtcaacatttttccatctgcaggaggaataatgccttcacgaagaatgagcttcatgatgagactgcaaaatggaataactcctcgagctgcagatcgacacgcggttttcctcaaggtgtagtagatgtgagcacatatatcaatgggggctcctgtaataaggtcacaaagaaatagagctctcccaagattgatgaatgtagtgttggacagtgggtagagattggtgaacatgatcaacttcagtgtggtcagctcaggtgcaaactttgcggtgctgatggatgttcctgcactggatacttcatgatcgtatcctaagatttgtaaaatttctccaacttctggatttcgttcatcgtaaggagttatattcacattctgaggtctggtgatgccgagaagatctgcgatggagtctggggtaacactaaactctgttcctctgacccagaaaatgagttcaggtccaagatcagttgcattggagaagcattctttgaccagctcatccattggatcatcaaagttcccgaacaagtttgcccaatctcgtttctcaaagattcgagggatgaaagtggtccctaaggtgttgaactctaccacccgttccactatagtggttgacttgtcaaacacgtTTGAGTAGAcgtgtgagttaagcggaagtctgaacctatcctcattgggatcttgagatgcctgagatgatagtcgagtccttttagcaactggtgttgctggttcgtcagcaacaatatctttacccctggaagatcaacgagacatctgcaagagaacaggcccacagcaaagaaccaaacaacaataccacacaagataattgtcaacaagattcagtgtaaacaaaatttcaatatataaacacaaactgaagatagtgcagacccaaccaaacttccaacaatacaaagaagcacaaaataacaggtgcagcaaaatggtgatagtgcaccaagacatagatagacaacacaactgacaaaactatcaatgagacaggttatcatgaccatgatatgcaaacagatacagcattcgaacatttagagcagataacataaatcactccaccagagatatgaacaaggggaaaatatttcaacatgaagaaaccaatcatccacactagagcacatggttgagagacatacactatgttatcataaaaactcagtaaccaataccgtacaccaacatcaatacttaagcaagtgaaatgagtaagtcaaatagacaccaaacccatttaagaaaagattttcagactcaataataggcaaatatcagaacaatgaaaaacacattgtgaccgctcaacatgaaaacaggtgagaacaatatcaaacaagacacgccatacccattacacaaagagagaagtatttcAAACACAATATCAGTCCAAAcggtaacaaaaatatgcaggaaaaaggaaaatgagattgagaaagcaaaacccataccttttcttgatgatttggataagaaatgaagcaccaatgaggtttgaaaatggattcacgaagtgtttggaaggaagatagtttagagagaagatgaacagtcacaaaagttcgagggaaaactgaaaaagatttaaaaactgctcctgtttctgccaaacacgcatttttcgcgacttgattaagtcgccacacagtcgccagctcaagccgctaaaacactcaaggacaaaaaattggaaaatttttctaagtgtttttcgcgactggaaggtctacccgcgagtgagtcgcgagctgagccgcgaaaatctctgagtgaatctcgcgactagaccttccactcgcgaacaagtcgccaaaaatgaccagcgaagatgcgactgaggctcgcgacttgacatacccgcgactgagccgccaaaacagggcaaaacaggatttttgaaattttcagatttttcaaacaaaatactttccaaaaacacctaaaacactcaaaaatctttttgtgcttgaattaacaaagactgagcatgtgaaaacacatttcatcaagtacaattacacaaatgaatatggcatttattgaacataaacttgtgtgttgtgtgtggatatcaacaatgagatagtccttcgtctaatgtgaaacttcaatgatcgattcaaccaaggcatacacaattagcactagatcatgtgacctatctcaattatagaaatatgtatatatgacctcccacaaaacttgataacatgacttggagctttacattttactccacttttaatcataacatttgatctttttgatcttttgaggcaatcacctctcattgtgagagtgatatttgacatttcactttaatgaacaagcctttggctttttgaataaacattcactttaatataaggtcgcttaccctttttcctagtcgaatactagaatgtgcgacaggcttttgcagctcaatatctcttttcatttggagatttacatttggtgagctctttttagcaaaacaaaaataaagagtgggaagatatatagacacaagtctatgcatgtctcaagatcaacataaccattcactaatcattcatgacaagtttgaagatctatttacaacaatcacatagatttcaagatttttcccacagtgatataagtgcatgaaaacaagcaatgctcgaaaatgcataaagccattagcacaaaggtacaagacaaaacaagttttgagacaaaactcaacaaagtcaatcaagctttttgattttctaattttttatgtgatttttggatttttgacacaagaaacaaaaagattgataaaacaaaattaaaaatattcacaagtagacaagcaaacaaccaacatcaaaaacagcaagcaaaccaaacaaacattgtcacaaagcataggaagtattaatgcatggacatgttgtaatacttatgcatgagtaccctttttcacctacacgtcacttgcgtttggggtgatttccttataggattgggtacgggagttagggctttcaaaccttcgtgagaagctttccaagcagttggtgaatgcaccaatcatcttcatcacgttcatcattccgggatctccattttgatctctagattgatcacctgcccaaattctcctatcatttctggatcctcttgacctttgaggagttgcactgttctttgctctcagcttttggcaatttggtcgagtatgcccttgaagtccgcaataatggcacacataagttcctctaggacctctttgtggttgtggacgtgacttggcatgagattcagacctgcccacagactgattacagggattcagcatccgttggttcaccacattcttcttctcctccacctcgagcttctcaccagtaaggtcagctacaactggatctttggcctttacaaacttcacttctttagtgacatttccagatgaactacttcctccggtatatcccaatccggatttgtctgaaaagctcttttgagatgatataacatcatctagcttcttggtggtgaccctctctactttggcatttgcttgcacaacctcattctcaagaaatcttacttttgtgtaagtttcggacaactcaccattcagtgtttctatctcacatttggcctccctatatcggattaggagacttttgtagtcctcctcagccttcttcatttttctcacagcagccttggccacccttgtgtactcacccgacttctccaagagtgagttataattttcttgaagatttgtcgtgctttcatcttcttcagcatctgattcttcaacaattcctagtgattcattatcactatgttctccaaggtcttgtacaagcagattcaagtcatctgaagactcaacatgagcaatagtcataaaagctgaatagttcccctctccatcacagctcttttcagattctgagtcagacgaatccgagtcactcaaggtcgtggcatacactttacctttcgatttcaaataatttggacattccttcttaaagtgtccatgcccgttacattcgaaacaagtgacaccttgtgtgggttgggattcttttccatctttctttttgaattccctcttctcccttccagaactttggaattttcttttattatcaaatttgccattatttttgaatttcaagaactttctgaaatttttgacaaggtatgcaacatctttgtcaaccacatcttctcccgatgagtcttgatcttccaccttctcattaatggtctttagagcaagagatttactcttccgttgattgggcagtgacatctcataagtctgcagagaaccaaccagctcctgtactttgatgtcatcaaggtccttgctctcttcaattgctgtcactttagcacgaaaactttcccggcaatgatcgaaggatcttccttacagtctttgagtcctccgttttctcccccaagttgaacttactgacaaccacctcatttagcttcccatagaaagagtcaaaagactcatcctcactcattttgagctcctcaaaccgagtggtcagcatttgtaacttggtgtctttcactttcttcgtgccttcataggtggtttccagaatctcccatgcttctttggcaatggtaatgtgagaaatcctgtgaaattcatctggagacacaccacagaaaatagcattgagtgctttactgttagcattagatgcagcaagtgctgccttatcccctgtggatttggctgcctcaggtttggtccaaccaatctcaacagcattccaaacggattcatcaatagaacacagaaaagctctcatgcgaaccttccaaaaagcataattactactatcaaaatatggaggtgcatttagggattgagacctatccatctcaaaagggagtcaaggatcacacaatggtaatgaaactaatagcagtgtacccgctctgataccaattgaaagttcaaaaacgtgtacaaaacacctttgaacgtttagacccccaaattacaacttaaccaatacaagcaatatgttaaacaactagtatgcggaaacttaacacatgctataatacgaaattggttaaagactatctaagccataacaaaataaaaccacagcagataataaaaaggcaaagatagagaggaaggaagatgcaaacacaaagacaacacgcgatgtgttatcgaagaggaaaccgaagtcctcggcgaaaaacctctccaccgccctccaagcggtaaacaatccactagaaaatacagttgggatacaaggacagcaatagaccctccaagcctaatctacccagtgcacctaagccctccaagcttcttgctccaacgaggttgcgccgaacctttttcttttctaacttcccggattccgctactagaccgtagcatcaaccaatgaagattggttccttcctaactgcttcccaaaaatccaaacaactgtctcacagtgatgatgatggtgagaaccaggtttggtataatgcctctcaaggatttgacaatggagaggaagagagttgaggaatttgaagagactctaaggtagagattgtgggtgaaacaatctggtttttctttagggtttctctctcaaaattctctctagaagctctctttcaatcgtgggtaaaaggggtatttatactgaagtgggagaggaatgtgaaacgtcaagttttacaaaacaggggtggctcgcggcttgacctcgcgacttgactaagtcgcgagatccagtcgcgagttaaccgtatggccagttgtcctgttttgtcctgaagtgctccagctagcatgactgttcatcttccagcatgcttggcacgtgtgctgcttctggcggcttgcagccgcgagtcacccgcgagtcccagccacgagtctctgttttcttgcacactcttgagcaatcttcactctatctcactcactacccttacaacaaacccacctaaatacagtgttactaaatgctgaattacaagcaaatttggcacggaataaagccaattagatggttgaataaattcaaccttacaccctCACTATGATACAGAGAAACTTTTTTAGATGATAGTATCAAGTAATTATTTATGTCCTAATTGTTCATCATCTTTACTTCATTTTAACAAGCGACAATTTTAGGATAACGCATGCGTaggtgtgtatttttttttttaatgtttcgaGAAGAGTTCTCAAGACATGAATATCTGCTCTTTAAGAAAACATATacttatgttaaaaaaaattgcaatttatacccttaaattttagaaaattttgattttatcccttaaaatttataaactggACCCATACCCTTAATGTTACATATCATTTAGATTAAAGCTCTTTTGTTTATACACCATAAATAATGAGTTGTCCATTAATTATCAACTCAattaaaaatgacataaatttatgaattcaaattcaaaaattttagggGCAAAATCAAAATTAGCCCAAACTTTAAGGAAATAGATTACAATTtagtcaaaataatatttgacatgggttaaaaaaaaataataataattttgaataaagaaaatgagTTAAGTTTCACGCTACTACAAAAGCCTAcccatttaaataatatatatttaaataaaatataatgaagaGTAACAACTAAGAATAACTTTAGGAGTTTACAAGTTTTGCCACAAACtcctctatgttttgatcaaaACTTCCACCTTCACCCATTGCCTCTTTAGCCAGTTCTTTCCATCTAACTGAATTCATTTTCATCTCTTTCACTCTCTCCCCCTCTATTACTTCTCTTATACACAGCTCCATTTGTTCTTTGGTAGCAATGACTCTTTCATCCAATTTAATCTTAACTCCTACATTCCACACATCCACAATGAACTTTGCATTAGTTGTTGATTTTTTGGccaatgggcaaatgcccttttcgcGCAAAATATACAGCGCTTTGTcccattttccaaactaattagaaaaatgcctctcttttgtaacttgattttataaaaatcaaattttaatttaaaacttaatttttggacaatcgagtttcaatttaaaactcgatttttggacaatcgagttataacaaactgaaaattaaaaaaaaaaaaaaaattactggaactcgagctccatgaacttgagttctatgtcctatagtggtgttttaaaacatgcaagttttttaagttttatcgCTCCATAGGTAGCCCTATAGTTGCATTTTAAAACatgcaaggtttttttttaagtttgatcgctctatagggagccctatagtggcctttttttatggaactcaTGAACTCGActtccatataattttttatttttatttttatttttatgttttacgTATAGCTGTGTTTCATGAaggcctatagtggcgtttttataaaactcgagttccatgcaatttttttttttgatcgccccatactcgattttctacaaattgagttttacattggaactcgattttgagaatattgagttacaaaa of the Quercus robur chromosome 10, dhQueRobu3.1, whole genome shotgun sequence genome contains:
- the LOC126703944 gene encoding uncharacterized protein LOC126703944 — its product is MSILCWNCRGLGNPQTDQEFGDLIQAQDPLVVFLAETWLDKVRLEEIKVRYKFKGLIEVSRISRGGGVAIFWKEECNISLDTYSPNHIDVILNKGLEDEWRFTGFYGEPDTRIRNESWDKLRRLKNKFTLPWLCAGDFNEILKADEKLGGRLRPIRQMETFREVLDECEFKDLGYVGGKYTWYRGSRGGNTIWERLDRAVATIDWIEKFPVTKVVHLECGSSDHKPLIILLKGVQMKHKKPWSFEHMWLEDERCGEVVDLAWRRVCPGNPMVQVEGKIKVCQAKLKQWSRTSFGNITNALKEKKQQLRQAKLRAIREGTMETVNRLKWEINGLLIKEEKMWKQRSRALWLQEGDQNTKFFHNKASHRYKRNRIEELKNEAGMVCTDEEEISGILIDYYQNLFTSASPSNLEEVLMTVPTVITEDQNAMLDAEFV